In Pseudomonas sp. MM213, a genomic segment contains:
- the fabG gene encoding 3-oxoacyl-ACP reductase FabG: MTESVLVTGSSRGIGRAIALRLAQAGHDIVLHCRSGLVDAEGVKAEIEALGRNARILQFDVSDRASCKAILEADVENHGAYYGVVLNAGLTRDGAFPALSEDDWDVVMRTNLDGFYNVLHPVMMPMIRRRAAGRIVCITSVSGLIGNRGQVNYSASKAGLIGAAKALAIELGKRKITVNCVAPGLIDTAMLDENVPVEELMKMIPAQRMGTPQEVAGAVNFLMSAEASYITRQVLAVNGGLC, translated from the coding sequence ATGACTGAATCCGTACTGGTCACCGGTTCCAGCCGTGGCATCGGCCGCGCTATCGCGTTGCGTCTGGCTCAGGCCGGGCATGACATCGTGCTGCATTGCCGCAGCGGCCTGGTAGACGCCGAAGGGGTGAAGGCCGAAATCGAAGCCTTGGGCCGCAACGCACGCATCCTGCAATTCGACGTGTCCGACCGCGCCAGTTGCAAAGCCATTCTCGAAGCCGATGTGGAAAACCATGGCGCCTATTACGGCGTGGTGCTCAACGCCGGCCTGACGCGTGACGGTGCTTTTCCGGCGCTGAGCGAGGATGATTGGGATGTGGTGATGCGCACCAACCTCGACGGTTTCTACAACGTGCTGCACCCGGTGATGATGCCGATGATCCGTCGTCGCGCCGCCGGGCGAATCGTTTGCATCACCTCGGTTTCCGGTTTGATCGGCAATCGTGGGCAGGTCAATTACAGTGCCTCCAAGGCCGGTTTGATCGGCGCGGCAAAAGCGTTGGCGATTGAACTGGGCAAGCGCAAAATCACCGTCAATTGCGTCGCACCCGGCCTGATCGACACCGCCATGCTCGACGAAAACGTGCCAGTGGAAGAACTGATGAAAATGATTCCCGCACAGCGCATGGGCACCCCGCAAGAGGTGGCCGGCGCGGTGAATTTCCTGATGTCGGCGGAAGCGTCGTACATCACCCGGCAGGTTCTGGCCGTCAACGGAGGCCTGTGCTGA
- a CDS encoding hotdog family protein: MIDWPLAELLPHAGDMILIDQILAFDDEQIHTRLTVKPDGLFNRPDGSLPAWVGIELMAQSVAAFAGCHARQRGDAVELGFLLGTRKFECNVDHFPAGTELTIHGLRSLEDDNGMGVFECHINAPGIHATARLNVFRPPQAAQYLHETPQGFSQGTQA; encoded by the coding sequence ATGATTGACTGGCCGCTCGCCGAACTGCTGCCGCACGCTGGCGACATGATCCTCATCGATCAGATCCTCGCGTTCGATGACGAGCAGATCCACACCCGCCTCACCGTCAAGCCCGATGGCCTGTTCAATCGCCCCGACGGCAGCCTGCCGGCGTGGGTCGGCATCGAACTGATGGCCCAGAGTGTCGCCGCCTTCGCCGGCTGCCATGCGCGCCAGCGAGGCGATGCGGTAGAGCTGGGCTTCCTGCTCGGCACCCGCAAATTCGAATGCAATGTCGACCACTTTCCCGCCGGCACCGAGCTGACTATCCATGGGCTGCGTTCGCTGGAAGACGACAACGGCATGGGCGTGTTCGAATGCCACATCAACGCCCCCGGCATTCACGCTACCGCCCGTCTGAACGTGTTTCGCCCGCCTCAGGCCGCTCAATATCTTCATGAAACTCCACAAGGCTTTTCACAAGGAACGCAGGCATGA
- a CDS encoding beta-ketoacyl-[acyl-carrier-protein] synthase family protein, with protein MTAYLNALGVICALGRDKHEVARNLFAGDCSGMRSEAGWVPERSLPVAAVRGDLAPIPAELVKQSTRNNQLLLEAALQIRDDIDQAIQTYGRDRIGVILGTSTSGIDEASRGLAHYIHEHQFPDYYDYQQQELGAPANFLADWLQLSGPAYVISTACTSSARALMSAQRLLDLGLCDAVLCGGVDSLCKLTLNGFSALEAVSEQRCNPFSVNRNGINIGEAAVLFLMTKVAGDKPSIALLGSGASSDAHHISAPEPTGRGALQAMRKALGRANLQPEQIGYLNLHGTATQHNDAMESLAVSALFPAGVPCSSTKPMTGHTLGAAGALEAAFCWLSLSADNQTHTLPPHVWDGQPDPQLPALNWVTPADRLASIAPRYLMSNSFAFGGNNVSLIIGDAP; from the coding sequence ATGACCGCCTACCTGAACGCACTCGGGGTGATCTGCGCCCTGGGCCGCGACAAGCACGAAGTCGCGCGCAACCTGTTTGCCGGCGATTGCTCCGGCATGCGCAGCGAGGCCGGCTGGGTTCCAGAGCGTTCGTTGCCAGTGGCCGCAGTGCGCGGTGATCTGGCGCCGATCCCGGCGGAACTGGTGAAGCAAAGCACCCGCAACAATCAGTTGTTGCTGGAAGCGGCGCTGCAAATCCGCGACGACATCGATCAAGCGATCCAGACCTACGGCCGCGACCGCATCGGCGTGATCCTCGGCACCAGCACGTCCGGCATCGATGAAGCCAGTCGCGGCCTGGCTCATTACATCCACGAGCATCAGTTCCCGGACTATTACGACTATCAGCAACAGGAACTCGGCGCGCCGGCGAATTTCCTTGCCGACTGGCTGCAACTCAGCGGCCCGGCCTATGTGATTTCCACCGCCTGCACCTCCAGCGCCCGGGCGCTGATGAGTGCCCAACGTCTGTTGGATCTGGGCCTGTGCGACGCAGTGTTGTGCGGCGGCGTCGACAGTTTGTGCAAGCTGACCCTCAACGGATTTTCGGCGCTGGAGGCGGTGTCCGAACAACGTTGCAATCCGTTCTCGGTCAACCGTAACGGCATCAACATCGGTGAAGCGGCGGTGCTGTTCCTGATGACCAAAGTGGCTGGCGATAAACCATCGATTGCACTGCTCGGCAGTGGCGCCAGCTCAGATGCGCACCACATTTCCGCGCCGGAACCGACCGGCCGTGGCGCCCTGCAAGCGATGCGCAAAGCCTTGGGCCGCGCGAACCTGCAACCCGAACAGATCGGTTACCTGAACCTGCACGGCACCGCCACGCAACACAATGACGCCATGGAAAGCCTCGCGGTGTCGGCATTGTTCCCGGCCGGCGTGCCGTGTTCTTCGACCAAACCGATGACCGGTCACACCCTCGGCGCGGCCGGCGCGCTGGAAGCGGCGTTCTGCTGGCTGAGCCTGAGCGCTGACAATCAAACACATACGTTGCCGCCACATGTCTGGGACGGCCAGCCTGACCCGCAACTGCCAGCCCTGAATTGGGTGACCCCGGCCGATCGCCTGGCGTCCATTGCACCTCGCTACCTGATGAGCAATTCCTTTGCCTTCGGTGGCAATAACGTCAGCCTGATTATCGGAGACGCCCCATGA
- a CDS encoding class I SAM-dependent methyltransferase, with amino-acid sequence MSYLSDNYVEETRFGFWFLRSHTWQHHVLRVAINDLRSLFSEPLPAHPVLLDAGCGQGKSFQYLRQTFAPQRLIGVDADPHSLDLSGAEATRQGMDVELIGSDCATLAVPDASVDLLFCHQTFHHLVEQDKALAEFYRVLKPGGYLLFAESTEAYIDTWVIRWLFRHPMHVQKSAAGYLEMIRRQGFEFAPHNVSYPYLWWSRAKDFGLLERWGLRQPKPFGQREETLVNVVARKPLEGAV; translated from the coding sequence ATGAGCTACTTGAGCGACAACTACGTCGAGGAGACGCGCTTCGGGTTCTGGTTCCTGCGCAGCCACACCTGGCAGCACCATGTGCTGCGTGTGGCGATCAATGACCTGCGCAGCCTGTTCAGCGAACCGTTGCCCGCCCATCCGGTGTTGCTGGATGCCGGTTGCGGCCAGGGCAAGTCGTTCCAGTACCTGCGCCAGACCTTTGCCCCCCAGCGCCTGATCGGCGTAGACGCCGACCCGCACAGCCTCGACCTGAGCGGTGCAGAAGCCACCCGTCAGGGCATGGACGTGGAGTTGATCGGCAGCGACTGCGCCACGCTGGCCGTGCCGGATGCCAGCGTCGACCTGTTGTTCTGTCACCAGACCTTCCATCATCTGGTGGAACAGGACAAAGCGCTCGCCGAGTTCTACCGTGTGCTCAAGCCGGGCGGTTATCTGCTGTTCGCCGAATCCACCGAGGCTTACATTGATACCTGGGTGATCCGCTGGTTGTTCCGCCATCCGATGCACGTGCAGAAGAGCGCCGCCGGGTACCTTGAAATGATTCGTCGCCAGGGTTTCGAATTTGCCCCGCACAACGTGTCATATCCTTACTTGTGGTGGAGTCGCGCCAAGGATTTCGGCCTGCTTGAACGCTGGGGTCTGCGCCAGCCAAAACCCTTTGGCCAACGGGAAGAAACCCTGGTCAATGTGGTGGCGCGCAAACCGCTTGAAGGTGCTGTGTGA
- a CDS encoding NAD(P)/FAD-dependent oxidoreductase: MPIVEMERRQVVIIGAGPSGAIAAALLKRKGHDVLVIERQHFPRFSIGESLLSHCLDFVEEAGMLEAVNAAGFQLKTGAAFAWGEQYSAFDFGDTFSNGKPTTFQVQRADFDKLLADQAALQGAEIRYGEAIVSVDIEREKPLLGVQREDGSEYRVEADFMLDASGYGRVLPRLLDLEAPSNFPVRQAVFTHVEDHIDHPGFDRTKILVTTHPTKRDVWFWTIPFSNGRCSVGVVAAAEHFAGRADNLDDCLRGFIAETPSLSGVLNNAVWDTPARTIGGYSANVKTLHGPGFALLGNAAEFLDPVFSSGVTIAMRSASMAAGVLHRQLQGERVDWQTEFATPLKRGVDTFRCYVEGWYAGTFQDVIFHPDSSPDIRRMISSILAGYAWDERNPFVAEPKRRLRMLSELCARDAT; encoded by the coding sequence ATGCCAATCGTTGAAATGGAACGTCGTCAGGTAGTGATCATCGGCGCCGGTCCATCGGGCGCCATCGCCGCCGCGCTGCTCAAGCGCAAGGGCCACGATGTGTTAGTGATCGAACGCCAGCATTTCCCACGGTTCTCCATCGGCGAAAGCCTGCTGTCGCACTGCCTGGATTTCGTCGAAGAAGCCGGCATGCTCGAGGCGGTTAACGCTGCAGGTTTCCAGCTGAAAACCGGTGCGGCGTTCGCCTGGGGCGAGCAGTACAGCGCCTTCGATTTCGGCGACACCTTCAGCAACGGCAAGCCGACCACGTTTCAAGTCCAGCGCGCCGATTTCGACAAACTGCTGGCCGATCAAGCCGCGCTGCAAGGCGCGGAAATCCGCTATGGCGAAGCGATCGTCAGCGTCGATATCGAGCGGGAAAAACCGCTGCTCGGTGTGCAGCGCGAGGACGGCAGCGAGTACCGCGTCGAGGCTGATTTCATGCTCGATGCCAGCGGCTACGGCCGCGTCCTGCCGCGCCTGCTCGACCTTGAGGCACCCTCGAATTTCCCGGTGCGCCAGGCGGTATTCACCCACGTCGAAGACCACATCGACCACCCGGGTTTCGACCGCACGAAAATCCTCGTCACCACGCATCCAACCAAACGCGATGTCTGGTTCTGGACCATCCCGTTCAGCAACGGCCGTTGCTCGGTGGGCGTGGTCGCGGCGGCGGAGCATTTCGCCGGTCGTGCCGATAATCTGGACGATTGCCTGCGCGGTTTCATTGCCGAGACGCCAAGCCTCTCCGGCGTGTTGAACAACGCGGTGTGGGATACGCCGGCGCGCACCATCGGCGGCTACTCGGCCAACGTCAAAACCTTGCACGGACCAGGCTTTGCGCTGCTGGGCAACGCGGCGGAGTTTCTCGACCCGGTGTTCTCCTCCGGCGTGACCATCGCCATGCGTTCGGCGAGCATGGCCGCCGGTGTTCTGCATCGCCAACTGCAAGGTGAACGTGTCGACTGGCAGACCGAGTTCGCCACACCGCTCAAGCGTGGCGTCGACACTTTCCGCTGCTACGTTGAAGGCTGGTATGCCGGGACGTTCCAGGACGTGATTTTCCATCCGGACAGCTCGCCGGACATCCGCCGCATGATCAGTTCGATCCTCGCCGGTTATGCCTGGGATGAACGCAATCCATTCGTCGCCGAACCGAAACGCCGGCTGCGGATGCTGTCGGAACTCTGTGCAAGGGATGCCACATGA
- a CDS encoding sodium:proton antiporter: protein MVVLFWAMALALFAVATRVGRHFGLIPIVSQLLLATVGLPLLMYFWIEPQWHLSGATLVAPIWLKNLYSLSFALLLGYILSDVIDLRLDRQSLKIALPSFCIPFAGGLATAIWLLPPQPWISSLAVGLLFAITAIPVLYLYLRHIDYPVAATRRLVQTAILIDLTCWTVFAIAQGSLHLSSLLLPLACACVPVLLRVLGLRQPRLYSGCFFALLVVAEHYKLNALIVGIGYLLCMAALKVPLVLPMPAVWMNRLQTWIAIPLILTFGIVQINVHSAMDSLSWAQLAALLLFPIASKLLGNWLGLGWAGASFAGASRWRESVLLNIRGLSEIVFLNLLLQQHLISPPLYFALMLMGLIATLLPALAGMHRIPLKAAVPARSPHANR from the coding sequence ATGGTCGTGTTGTTCTGGGCAATGGCCCTGGCGCTGTTCGCCGTGGCCACGCGTGTCGGGCGCCATTTCGGTTTGATCCCGATCGTCAGCCAATTGTTGCTGGCCACCGTCGGTTTGCCGCTGCTGATGTACTTCTGGATCGAACCTCAATGGCACTTGAGCGGCGCAACGCTGGTCGCTCCGATCTGGCTGAAAAACCTCTACAGCCTGAGTTTCGCGCTGTTGCTGGGCTACATCCTCAGCGACGTGATCGACCTGCGCCTGGACCGCCAGAGCCTGAAAATCGCCCTGCCGAGTTTCTGCATTCCGTTCGCCGGCGGGCTCGCGACAGCGATCTGGCTGCTGCCGCCACAGCCGTGGATCAGCTCTTTGGCGGTCGGGCTGCTGTTTGCCATTACCGCGATTCCCGTGTTGTACCTGTACCTTCGGCATATCGATTACCCGGTCGCCGCGACCCGGCGCCTGGTGCAAACCGCGATCCTCATCGACCTCACGTGCTGGACAGTGTTCGCCATCGCCCAAGGCAGCCTGCACCTGAGCAGTTTGCTGCTGCCCTTGGCCTGCGCGTGCGTGCCCGTGCTGCTGCGGGTACTCGGCTTGCGCCAGCCACGGCTCTACAGCGGCTGCTTCTTCGCGTTGCTGGTGGTGGCCGAGCACTACAAGCTCAATGCGCTGATTGTCGGCATCGGTTACTTGTTGTGCATGGCCGCGCTGAAGGTGCCGCTGGTGCTGCCAATGCCGGCGGTGTGGATGAATCGCTTGCAGACCTGGATCGCGATCCCGTTGATCCTGACGTTCGGCATCGTGCAGATCAACGTCCACAGCGCCATGGACAGCCTGAGCTGGGCGCAACTGGCTGCGCTGCTGCTGTTCCCGATTGCCAGCAAACTGCTGGGCAACTGGCTGGGACTTGGCTGGGCCGGCGCTTCGTTTGCGGGCGCCAGCCGCTGGCGCGAAAGTGTGCTGCTCAATATTCGCGGCTTGAGCGAGATCGTCTTTCTCAACCTGCTGCTGCAACAACACCTCATCAGCCCGCCGCTGTACTTTGCGCTGATGCTGATGGGTCTTATCGCGACATTGCTGCCGGCATTGGCCGGCATGCACCGAATCCCTTTGAAAGCTGCCGTCCCGGCAAGGAGCCCCCATGCCAATCGTTGA
- a CDS encoding MMPL family transporter, which yields MTLPSERTLPRLFLILLLAVLALAGWQWRDGAPLSANLMELVPGTAPDALELRAEQRMQEPLNREMLVLVGHTDRQQAVAMAQKLGEQWQASGLFEKVQWTLQADLPALRTQLLQGRLAMLSAADRQQLIEHPDAFIQQRVQALFDPFTGFSLVASQDDWLGLTGRIQNSQPQHGSVQLDIGSGALVADADGKSWVLLRARTTGNAFDMNLPLQVADLLKHSREEAAQADVQLLAASGLLYAANGQRQATREITWVGGGATVGILLLLLLAFRRLRVLLAFVPVLVGMLFGAVACVALFGHMHVMTLVLGSSLIGVAVDYPLHYLSKSWSLKPWHSWPALRLTLPGLTLSLITSCIGYLALAWTPFPALTQIAVFSAAGLLGAYLSAVCLLPALLKGSDLRPAQWPLRVAEYLLALREKLLKIARTPVLLVLLIAFCVGGLLQLDTKNDIRQWVGAPQQLTDEAQTIARITGYQPTSQFFLVRAANQQALLERQTALSERLDQLVNLNKLQGYLSLNQLVSQPSEQRQVREALNKLPAFWQPLLDVGVPVEALKTELAKLQALPVEDIDSALTGPLAEPYRTLWLGPTEDGVAAMVSLQGLNNPALLRVQALDLPGVELVDRLGELNNVFAKTQISAAELKLASCVLIVLVLILPFGLGGALRIVALPLLAALCSLASLGWLGQPLTLFSLFGLLLVTAISVDYAILMREQVGGAAVSLLGTLLAALTTWLSFGLLAVSSTPAVSNFGVSVSLGLAFSFILAPWAGRHVQAATVAESAA from the coding sequence ATGACTTTGCCGAGTGAACGCACGCTTCCACGGCTGTTTCTGATCCTGCTGCTGGCGGTGCTCGCGCTCGCCGGCTGGCAATGGCGGGACGGTGCGCCGCTGTCGGCCAACCTGATGGAACTGGTGCCGGGCACGGCGCCAGACGCGCTGGAACTGCGCGCCGAACAACGCATGCAAGAACCGCTGAACCGCGAAATGCTGGTGCTGGTCGGTCACACCGATCGCCAGCAAGCCGTCGCCATGGCGCAGAAACTGGGCGAGCAATGGCAGGCCAGCGGTTTGTTCGAAAAGGTCCAGTGGACCCTGCAAGCCGACTTGCCGGCGCTGCGCACGCAACTGCTGCAAGGCAGGTTGGCGATGCTCTCGGCAGCGGATCGCCAGCAATTGATCGAGCATCCCGACGCGTTCATCCAGCAACGGGTGCAGGCATTGTTCGACCCATTCACCGGTTTCAGCCTGGTGGCGAGCCAGGATGACTGGCTGGGCCTGACCGGGCGCATCCAGAACAGCCAGCCGCAACACGGTTCGGTGCAACTGGACATCGGCAGCGGCGCACTGGTTGCCGATGCCGATGGCAAAAGCTGGGTGTTGCTGCGGGCGCGCACCACCGGCAATGCTTTCGACATGAACCTGCCGCTGCAAGTGGCCGATCTGCTCAAACACAGCCGTGAAGAAGCGGCCCAGGCTGACGTGCAACTGCTGGCCGCCAGCGGCTTGCTCTACGCGGCCAACGGGCAGCGGCAAGCCACACGCGAGATAACCTGGGTCGGCGGTGGTGCCACCGTCGGCATTCTGTTGCTGTTGTTGCTGGCCTTCCGCCGTTTGCGCGTATTGCTGGCCTTCGTCCCGGTGCTGGTGGGCATGCTGTTTGGCGCGGTGGCGTGCGTGGCGCTGTTCGGCCATATGCATGTGATGACGCTGGTGCTCGGCTCCAGCCTGATCGGCGTCGCGGTCGACTACCCGCTGCACTATTTGTCCAAGAGCTGGAGCCTGAAACCCTGGCACAGCTGGCCGGCGTTGCGCCTGACCTTGCCGGGGCTGACGCTGAGCCTGATCACCAGTTGCATCGGTTACCTCGCGCTGGCCTGGACCCCCTTCCCGGCCCTGACCCAGATCGCCGTATTCTCCGCCGCCGGCCTGCTCGGCGCCTACCTGTCTGCGGTGTGCCTGTTGCCTGCGCTGCTCAAGGGTTCGGATTTGCGCCCGGCGCAATGGCCATTGCGCGTCGCCGAGTATTTGCTGGCACTGCGCGAAAAGCTGTTGAAAATCGCCCGTACGCCTGTGCTGCTGGTGCTGCTGATTGCCTTCTGCGTGGGCGGTCTGTTGCAGCTCGATACCAAAAACGATATTCGCCAATGGGTCGGCGCACCGCAGCAATTGACCGACGAAGCCCAGACCATTGCGCGCATCACCGGCTACCAACCCACCAGCCAGTTTTTCCTGGTGCGAGCGGCCAATCAACAAGCATTGCTCGAACGCCAAACCGCGTTGAGCGAGCGGCTGGATCAGTTGGTCAATCTGAACAAACTTCAAGGCTATCTGTCGCTGAATCAACTGGTCAGCCAGCCCAGCGAGCAACGGCAAGTGCGCGAAGCGCTGAACAAGTTGCCGGCGTTCTGGCAACCGCTGCTCGACGTCGGCGTGCCGGTCGAAGCTCTGAAAACCGAATTGGCGAAGTTGCAGGCACTGCCGGTCGAAGACATCGACAGCGCCCTGACCGGTCCGCTGGCCGAACCCTATCGCACGCTATGGCTGGGCCCGACCGAAGACGGCGTGGCGGCGATGGTCAGCCTGCAAGGCCTGAACAACCCTGCACTGCTGCGGGTGCAAGCGCTGGACTTGCCGGGGGTGGAACTGGTGGATCGTCTGGGCGAATTGAATAACGTGTTCGCCAAAACCCAGATCAGCGCTGCGGAACTGAAACTCGCCTCCTGCGTGCTGATCGTGCTGGTGCTGATCCTGCCGTTCGGCCTTGGCGGCGCCTTGCGCATCGTCGCCCTGCCGTTGCTGGCGGCGCTGTGCAGCCTCGCCAGTCTCGGCTGGCTCGGACAGCCGCTGACGTTGTTCAGCCTGTTCGGCCTGCTGCTGGTGACGGCGATCAGCGTCGATTACGCGATCCTCATGCGCGAACAGGTCGGCGGCGCCGCCGTCAGCCTGCTGGGCACCTTGCTGGCGGCGTTGACCACGTGGCTGTCGTTCGGATTGCTGGCCGTGTCCAGCACCCCAGCGGTGAGCAACTTCGGGGTGTCGGTGAGCCTCGGCCTGGCGTTCAGCTTCATCCTCGCGCCGTGGGCCGGACGGCACGTGCAAGCGGCCACGGTCGCGGAGTCGGCAGCGTGA
- a CDS encoding outer membrane lipoprotein carrier protein LolA, with product MKPFFRCLGALALLGLSSIAHAFDLQQLSDQLAKPDVIHGHFIQEKHLRALPQPLTSKGTFVLAKNHGLLWLLKTPLQQDYRITGKGIARRDASGWQMLPGKSAGAEQNRLFLAVLQGDSSGLQRDFELSLSGEAQNWKLTLTPRSLLLKQVFNQINITGGELVNTIELLETQGDSTLLRMQDSTSTQPLSDAEQHDFAE from the coding sequence ATGAAGCCGTTTTTCAGATGCCTCGGCGCTTTGGCGCTGCTCGGCCTGTCATCGATTGCCCATGCCTTCGATCTGCAACAGCTCAGCGATCAACTGGCCAAACCCGATGTGATCCACGGCCACTTCATCCAGGAAAAACACCTGCGCGCCCTGCCCCAGCCGCTGACCAGCAAAGGCACCTTCGTTCTCGCAAAAAACCACGGCCTGCTGTGGTTGCTGAAAACGCCGCTGCAACAGGATTACCGCATCACCGGCAAAGGCATTGCGCGACGTGACGCCAGCGGCTGGCAAATGCTGCCTGGCAAGAGTGCCGGCGCCGAGCAGAACCGCTTGTTCCTCGCCGTGCTGCAAGGCGACAGCAGCGGGCTGCAACGGGACTTCGAACTGTCGCTGAGCGGTGAGGCGCAGAACTGGAAACTGACGCTGACCCCGCGCTCGCTGCTGCTCAAACAGGTGTTCAATCAGATCAACATCACCGGCGGCGAATTGGTGAACACCATCGAGCTGCTGGAAACCCAGGGTGACAGCACCTTGCTGCGGATGCAGGACAGCACCAGCACCCAACCCTTGAGCGACGCGGAGCAACATGACTTTGCCGAGTGA
- a CDS encoding acyl-CoA thioesterase encodes MRSKGVLHTDTEILVPFFDVDSMNVVWHGHYVKYLEIARCALLDKIGHNYTAMSDSGYAWPVIDLQLRYVRGAVFGQKLNVRANLVEWENRLKINYLISDLETGERLTRAVSVQVAVDMSSREMQLASPKIFTDAVERMLA; translated from the coding sequence ATGCGTAGCAAGGGAGTGCTTCACACCGATACGGAAATCCTCGTGCCGTTCTTTGACGTCGACAGCATGAACGTGGTCTGGCACGGCCATTACGTCAAATACCTGGAAATCGCCCGTTGTGCGCTGCTGGATAAAATCGGCCACAACTACACGGCCATGTCCGACTCGGGTTACGCCTGGCCGGTGATCGACCTGCAATTGCGCTATGTGCGTGGTGCGGTGTTTGGCCAAAAGCTGAACGTGCGCGCCAATCTGGTGGAGTGGGAGAACCGGCTGAAGATCAACTACCTGATCAGCGACCTGGAAACCGGCGAACGCTTGACCCGCGCCGTCTCGGTGCAGGTCGCAGTCGACATGAGCAGCCGTGAGATGCAATTGGCCTCACCCAAAATCTTCACCGACGCTGTTGAAAGGATGCTCGCATGA
- a CDS encoding HAL/PAL/TAL family ammonia-lyase, whose amino-acid sequence MTTPTLEPVTFGELPLRIEDVLALANRQVPTQLQADPAYRERIAKGARFLDSLLDKEGVIYGVTTGYGDSCVVAVPLHHVEALPRHLYTFHGCGLGKLLDAQATRAVLAARLQSLCHGVSGVRIELLERLQAFLEHDILPLIPEEGSVGASGDLTPLSYVAATLSGEREVMFRGERRQAADVHRELGWEPLVLRPKEALALMNGTAVMTGLACLAYARADYLLQLATRITALNVVALQGNPEHFDERLFATKPHPGQMQVAAWLRKDLAIDAPTAPLHRLQDRYSLRCAPHVLGVLADSLNWLRSFIEIELNSANDNPIIDAEAERVLHGGHFYGGHIAFAMDSLKNLVANVADLLDRQLALLVDERYNHGLPSNLSGATADRAMLNHGFKAVQIGTSAWTAEALKNTMPASVFSRSTECHNQDKVSMGTIAARDAIRVLELTEQVAAATLLAANQGVWLRSKAEDARPLPPALAAMHEELAKDFPPVIEDRALEGELRLCLKRIAEQHWRLHA is encoded by the coding sequence ATGACGACGCCAACGCTTGAGCCGGTAACCTTCGGCGAACTCCCTTTGCGCATCGAAGACGTGCTGGCCCTGGCCAACCGTCAGGTGCCGACGCAGTTGCAGGCTGACCCTGCGTACCGCGAGCGCATCGCCAAGGGCGCACGATTCCTCGATTCCCTGCTGGACAAGGAAGGCGTGATTTATGGCGTGACCACCGGTTACGGCGATTCCTGCGTGGTCGCGGTGCCACTGCATCACGTCGAAGCGTTGCCGCGTCATCTGTACACGTTCCACGGCTGCGGCCTGGGCAAACTGCTCGACGCCCAAGCCACCCGCGCGGTGCTGGCTGCACGTTTGCAGTCGCTGTGCCACGGCGTGTCGGGGGTTCGCATTGAGCTGCTGGAACGCCTGCAAGCATTCCTTGAACACGACATTTTGCCGCTGATCCCGGAAGAAGGCTCGGTGGGCGCCAGCGGTGATCTGACGCCGCTGTCCTATGTTGCCGCGACCTTGTCCGGCGAACGCGAAGTGATGTTCCGTGGCGAACGTCGTCAGGCCGCCGATGTGCACCGCGAACTCGGTTGGGAGCCGCTGGTGCTGCGCCCCAAAGAAGCCCTCGCGCTGATGAACGGCACCGCCGTCATGACCGGCCTCGCTTGCCTGGCCTATGCCCGCGCCGATTACCTGCTGCAACTGGCAACGCGCATCACCGCGCTGAACGTGGTCGCGCTGCAAGGCAATCCGGAGCACTTCGACGAGCGCCTGTTCGCCACCAAACCGCATCCAGGGCAAATGCAAGTCGCCGCGTGGTTGCGCAAGGACCTGGCGATCGATGCGCCGACCGCGCCGCTGCATCGCCTGCAAGACCGTTATTCCCTGCGCTGCGCGCCGCACGTACTGGGCGTCTTGGCTGACAGCCTGAACTGGCTGCGTTCGTTCATCGAGATCGAACTCAACAGCGCCAACGACAACCCGATCATCGACGCCGAAGCCGAGCGCGTGCTGCACGGCGGGCATTTCTACGGCGGCCACATCGCGTTCGCCATGGACAGCCTGAAAAACCTGGTGGCCAACGTGGCTGACCTGCTCGACCGTCAACTCGCGTTGCTGGTGGACGAGCGTTACAACCATGGCTTGCCGAGCAATTTGTCCGGCGCCACGGCAGATCGAGCGATGCTCAACCACGGCTTCAAAGCCGTGCAGATCGGCACCAGCGCCTGGACCGCCGAAGCGTTGAAAAACACCATGCCGGCCAGCGTGTTTTCACGCTCCACCGAATGCCACAACCAGGACAAAGTGAGCATGGGCACCATCGCTGCCCGCGATGCCATTCGTGTGCTGGAGCTGACCGAACAGGTCGCTGCCGCCACGCTGCTCGCCGCCAATCAGGGCGTGTGGCTGCGCAGCAAGGCCGAGGACGCGCGCCCGTTGCCACCGGCCCTTGCTGCCATGCATGAAGAGCTGGCCAAGGACTTCCCGCCAGTCATCGAAGACCGCGCGCTGGAAGGTGAATTGCGCCTGTGCCTGAAACGGATTGCCGAGCAACACTGGAGGCTGCATGCGTAG